TAATCCTCCAATTCTAATTCTAGATGAAGCAACATCAAGTGTTGATCCTTACACCGAACTGAAAATAAAGAAGGCACTCGCGGTTCTCATGAAAAACAGAACATCACTCGTCATTGCCCACAGACTTTCCACAGTTAGGAACGCTGATGACATTGTAGTTGTTAACAAGGGAAGAATCATAGAGGAAGGGAACCATAGAGAACTTATGAAAGAGAAAGGAATGTATTATCACCTCTACAAGAAACAGTTCAAAGACACATAGCTGATGCGTGCATGACATCTTTGCTAGAGACAAGAACGGAAATGATGTGCTCATTGAACTGAAATATCCCTCTGCATCAAGCTCAGCTATAGGGCAACTGCTCAAATATCGAGAAGACTACAAAAAGAAGAGTAAGAATGAACAAGTGCGATGTGTCTTGGTGGCTCCACAGATTCCAGAAAGGCTTAGCACTTCTCTAGAGCAAAACCAGATGGAATATAAAGAAATCATTCTCTAATGAACATGCATGCAATGTCCATTCGCACGCGCGCGCATTTTCTTACATCTTTTGTTCTAGTAGTTAGTTCCAATAGTATTTTTATTATGGTTGTATACAATATAATACGAAAAATTGGAGCATAGAAGATGGAAATTAAGAAGAAGTATTTAATAGGACTGTTAGCGTCAGCTGTGCTAATTGGTGTCGTCTCAGGTGCTTTCATTGTTAGATATGTTTGGCAAGTTAACATGAGCATGGAATTAGTGGTGTCCTACGAACTGCAACTGACTTATCAATACGCCCCTTTTTCAAGTTACGACTGGGGACAGTTTAATCCTTCGGAGAAAAAATCGGTTTCATGCGGGCTGAATTATACAGGTAATGTGAATGCCAACGTTACATGGAACACTGTCAACTTACCGTCAGGATGGATTTTAACGGTCGAGGAACCGGATGGGGAAGGAGGTTTAGTGCTGTGGCCGGCTGGTGAATACCATGTGTATACACCTGGACTAGTAACCGGTGCTTACATATCCTTACAAGAATTTGATGGAGTGCCAAATCAATCAGAAACTTTCACTCTGAACTGGACGGCAAGTGAGTATACGCCTTAAACAGGAAAAAAACCAGTATCTACATCCGTTGCCTTTCTACTGTGAAGTAGCATAAGCAATTCCTAAGCTATGGCTGTGTTTATTAGTTCAGTTTACAGCCGTGAAAAATGAGGTTCTACTTCTCAAAATTTATGAGAATTAACGTCGTAATAGTTGCTAGGGAAGATAGACACAGATGAAAAAGCTTCACCTAATTGGTCTACTGATACCAATGCTAGTAGTTGTAGGTATCATGGGAGCGTTAGTCTCGAGTTTTTTCCTTAATATAGCCATGGCAAAAAGACCAGGTGTATTGTCCTATGAATTGCAATTGCAGTACCTTAATGGCACACGAGTTGAAAGCTACGATTGGGGACAGTTTTCAAAAGGACAAGCTAAACAGCTCAATTGTCAACTTGCCTATATGGGAAATGCGACTGCAAAGATTGCATGGAACTCAACGGTTCCTTCTGGTTGGAGTGTAGAAGTCTGGGATTACTCAACCGCTAAGTCTAGACAGTGGTATAACGGAATAACTAAAACTTTTACGCCAGGAAAGGTTCGATATATTAGAATCATCTTGAAAGAAGTTAATGGAGCA
This genomic stretch from Candidatus Bathyarchaeota archaeon harbors:
- a CDS encoding DUF91 domain-containing protein — its product is MHDIFARDKNGNDVLIELKYPSASSSAIGQLLKYREDYKKKSKNEQVRCVLVAPQIPERLSTSLEQNQMEYKEIIL